Proteins from a single region of Sneathiella aquimaris:
- a CDS encoding benzoate/H(+) symporter BenE family transporter gives MLKYFSLPHISAGFVSILVGYSSAAAIVFQAAAAGGASPEEIGSWMWALGIGLGLNCILLSLWFKTPIVTAWSTPGAALLVTSLPGIPMAEAIGAFLFCSALITLCGITGWFEKIMQIVPQSLASAMLGGVLLRFGLDTFIAMQSEFTLVFLMLCAYVLGKLFLPRYLIPLTFLVGILYAFGIDLMTSIPMHLSLTPPIFVFPQFNITTLIGIGIPLFMVTMASQNVPGLAVLRAHGYKTPASPLITWTGITGLVLAPFGGFAFNLAAITAAICMGHVVDPDPTKRYRAAIWAGVFYILLGLFGGTVASLFTIFPKELVMSIAGLALLGTIANSLKTAMDEEQEREAAILTFAMTASGVTLLGIGAPFWALLFGMALHFTMRRRHTA, from the coding sequence ATGCTGAAATATTTCTCGCTTCCTCATATTTCTGCAGGGTTTGTATCCATACTGGTAGGATATAGCAGTGCGGCGGCGATTGTGTTTCAGGCAGCAGCTGCCGGCGGCGCATCACCTGAAGAAATTGGCTCATGGATGTGGGCATTGGGCATCGGACTGGGTTTAAACTGCATTCTATTATCGCTTTGGTTTAAAACGCCAATCGTAACCGCCTGGTCCACCCCAGGGGCCGCCCTGTTGGTTACAAGTCTTCCCGGCATTCCTATGGCAGAGGCCATCGGGGCTTTTCTTTTCTGTTCTGCCTTGATCACCCTTTGCGGAATCACAGGCTGGTTTGAAAAAATCATGCAAATCGTCCCGCAGTCCCTCGCCTCCGCCATGCTGGGTGGGGTATTGCTTCGATTTGGTCTGGACACATTTATCGCCATGCAAAGCGAGTTCACTTTGGTGTTTCTAATGCTGTGCGCTTATGTACTTGGAAAACTGTTCTTGCCAAGATACTTGATCCCGCTGACCTTTCTCGTTGGCATCTTATATGCGTTTGGTATTGACCTCATGACATCAATTCCCATGCATCTGAGTTTGACACCCCCCATCTTTGTCTTTCCCCAGTTCAACATAACAACACTCATTGGTATTGGCATTCCGCTCTTTATGGTCACGATGGCCTCACAAAATGTGCCCGGACTTGCCGTCTTAAGGGCTCACGGATACAAAACACCGGCCTCCCCATTGATCACATGGACCGGAATTACAGGCCTTGTTCTGGCCCCATTTGGTGGTTTTGCCTTCAACCTTGCTGCCATTACGGCAGCGATCTGTATGGGGCATGTTGTCGATCCCGACCCGACTAAACGCTATCGTGCCGCCATCTGGGCAGGCGTATTCTACATACTGCTCGGACTATTCGGGGGAACTGTCGCGAGTCTCTTTACGATCTTCCCGAAAGAGCTTGTCATGAGTATCGCTGGCTTGGCGTTGCTGGGGACCATTGCCAACAGCCTTAAAACAGCAATGGACGAAGAACAGGAAAGAGAAGCTGCCATCCTGACCTTTGCCATGACAGCGTCAGGTGTGACGCTGCTGGGCATTGGAGCCCCCTTTTGGGCACTGCTCTTTGGAATGGCACTGCATTTTACGATGCGCAGACGGCACACGGCCTAA
- a CDS encoding transglutaminase-like domain-containing protein, with protein sequence MRDLTGIPAQDLESDWITSNAYLDYESPSVQAFVAKALSGHENASETEKAIILFKAVRDDLRYDPYQMTFDAPTYKASYIAQQPAVYCVPKAILLTAALRSIGIPAAVGFADVQNHLNTPKLAELMETDLFSYHGFVALKLDGKVYKVTPTFNKELCDRFGVQPIEFDGQSDALFHEFDAEKRQHMEYVKDRGIFEEPPIEGILSDLAELYPKLKHKTASGAREANDPGFSA encoded by the coding sequence ATGAGAGATCTGACGGGTATACCGGCGCAGGACCTGGAGAGTGACTGGATAACATCCAATGCATATCTGGATTATGAAAGCCCCTCAGTGCAGGCGTTTGTGGCGAAAGCGTTAAGCGGCCATGAAAACGCCTCTGAAACAGAAAAGGCGATCATCCTGTTTAAAGCGGTTCGTGACGATTTACGATATGATCCGTATCAGATGACGTTCGACGCCCCGACATATAAGGCCAGTTATATTGCACAGCAGCCAGCGGTGTATTGTGTTCCCAAGGCGATTTTATTAACGGCAGCGCTGCGCTCTATTGGGATACCGGCGGCTGTCGGCTTTGCAGATGTGCAAAATCATCTTAATACGCCAAAATTGGCGGAATTAATGGAAACCGATCTATTTTCCTATCATGGGTTTGTCGCTTTGAAACTTGACGGCAAGGTATACAAAGTCACACCAACCTTTAATAAGGAGCTTTGTGACCGCTTTGGTGTTCAACCGATTGAATTTGATGGTCAATCTGATGCTCTGTTTCATGAATTTGATGCTGAAAAACGACAGCATATGGAATATGTGAAGGACCGGGGCATATTTGAAGAGCCGCCAATTGAAGGCATATTAAGCGATCTAGCCGAGCTTTACCCCAAACTGAAACATAAAACGGCAAGCGGGGCCCGCGAAGCAAATGATCCGGGCTTTTCTGCCTGA
- a CDS encoding glutathione S-transferase family protein, translating to MIKIHHLNDSRSQRILWLLEEMGVDYEVVPYMRDLETRLAPETLKAVHPLGKSPLMEDGDLLLHESGAITEYLIRRYGNGKFEPAQDSADYPHYVEWLHYAEGSAMLPLLLRLYTSRLGDAAAPLNPRIDSETMNHFGFINKHLQGREFFIGNSLTGADFMMSFPLEAANARGAAAAFPAIADFVARIQSRPAYLKALEKGGEYSFAQKAD from the coding sequence GTGATCAAAATTCATCATTTAAATGACTCGCGTTCTCAGCGGATACTTTGGCTTTTAGAGGAAATGGGCGTCGATTATGAAGTTGTCCCGTATATGAGGGATCTTGAAACTCGCCTGGCGCCGGAAACATTAAAAGCTGTGCATCCGTTAGGGAAATCACCGCTTATGGAAGATGGTGATTTGCTGCTGCATGAATCCGGTGCAATTACTGAATATCTTATTCGCCGTTATGGAAATGGAAAATTCGAGCCAGCACAGGATAGCGCTGATTACCCACATTATGTTGAATGGCTTCATTATGCTGAAGGCTCGGCCATGTTGCCGTTGTTGCTGCGTTTATACACAAGTCGTCTGGGCGACGCTGCCGCGCCGTTAAATCCGCGCATTGACAGTGAAACGATGAACCATTTTGGTTTCATCAACAAACATTTGCAGGGGCGGGAGTTCTTTATTGGGAATAGCCTGACCGGTGCCGATTTTATGATGTCCTTTCCGCTGGAGGCTGCAAATGCACGCGGCGCCGCAGCCGCCTTTCCTGCGATTGCTGACTTTGTTGCGCGGATCCAATCCCGTCCAGCCTATTTGAAAGCGCTGGAAAAAGGGGGCGAATACTCCTTTGCACAGAAAGCTGATTAA
- a CDS encoding MarR family winged helix-turn-helix transcriptional regulator, translating to MIYNCASGMDSHLAARSLERDMANKSLVIESEMALEQKVLTLIGCIAHEQKASLERLIAPMRLSLLQLNILHTLDKSSTGRLTVNQLKAAMFDENANVSRTLNKLGENGLISKERCLTDQRTVYVSITPNGRKAHRDADKSLLTHSTGLDQNDLQTLYTILKKL from the coding sequence ATGATATATAATTGTGCAAGTGGGATGGACAGCCATCTTGCTGCCCGTTCATTGGAGAGAGATATGGCGAATAAGTCATTGGTTATTGAGTCAGAAATGGCGCTGGAACAAAAGGTGCTGACCTTGATCGGCTGTATTGCTCATGAACAAAAGGCAAGCCTTGAACGCCTGATCGCACCAATGCGCCTATCACTACTGCAGTTGAATATTCTGCATACTCTGGACAAATCCTCGACCGGCAGGCTGACTGTCAACCAGTTAAAGGCGGCCATGTTTGATGAAAACGCGAATGTGTCACGTACGCTGAATAAACTAGGCGAAAACGGCTTAATCTCTAAAGAACGCTGCCTGACCGATCAGAGAACCGTTTATGTATCCATTACACCAAACGGCCGAAAAGCGCATAGAGATGCGGACAAGTCTCTACTGACCCACTCGACCGGCTTAGATCAAAACGATTTGCAAACCCTTTATACCATTCTGAAAAAATTATAA
- a CDS encoding glutathione S-transferase family protein: MLSVHHLENSQSIRVVWLLEELGVEYRLKTYKRCGPHDLAPEDYKQLHPLGTSPTISDGDLVLAETNAIIDYILDKYPESSLRPKASATDRADYLFWLHSAQGTLTPLLIDLLIFKRVITGVPFFIRPIAKMIAGQVKASFIEPRLYRILGYMEKTLEKRTWLAGNQFTAADIVMGYCLEVAEVRVGFENRFPHIADFLTRIRERPAYKVAISKTGKFTPLLD, encoded by the coding sequence ATGCTGTCTGTACATCACTTGGAAAATTCCCAATCCATTCGGGTTGTCTGGCTTCTTGAAGAATTAGGTGTTGAGTATCGCTTAAAAACCTACAAACGTTGCGGCCCCCATGATCTTGCGCCAGAAGACTATAAACAATTGCACCCGCTTGGTACCTCTCCTACCATTTCAGATGGTGATCTCGTGCTGGCAGAAACAAATGCCATCATCGACTATATTCTGGATAAATACCCGGAAAGCAGTCTTCGTCCCAAAGCAAGCGCCACGGATCGAGCAGACTACCTTTTCTGGTTACACTCTGCACAAGGAACGCTAACGCCCCTTCTCATTGATCTGCTCATTTTCAAACGGGTCATCACGGGTGTACCCTTTTTTATCCGCCCGATTGCCAAAATGATCGCCGGGCAAGTAAAAGCATCCTTCATCGAGCCCCGCCTTTACCGCATTTTGGGATATATGGAAAAAACGCTGGAGAAGCGGACCTGGTTGGCAGGCAACCAGTTCACAGCGGCCGACATTGTCATGGGCTACTGTCTGGAAGTCGCTGAAGTACGGGTCGGATTTGAAAATAGGTTTCCCCACATAGCTGATTTTCTAACAAGGATACGAGAGCGCCCGGCCTACAAAGTGGCGATTTCAAAAACCGGTAAATTTACACCCCTTCTGGATTGA
- a CDS encoding haloalkane dehalogenase, with protein sequence MHALRTPDSCFDTLSGYSYKPHYLMIDDTEGGQLRLHYVDEGAPDGDVILLMHGEPSWSYLYRTMIPVFVDAGYRVIAPDLIGFGRSDKPADRKDYTYARHVAWMLDAFDQLLISDVTLFCQDWGGLIGLRLVAARPDRFARVVAGNTFLPTGDQKPSEAFFKWQDFSQTVPEFPAGGIIKGATVSDLSEDVVAGYNAPYPEERYKEGARQFPLLVPSSPDNPESQANRDAWEVLKAWDKPFLTTFSDQDPITRGGDRILQKLIPGAAGQDHVTIQNGGHFLQEDQGPEIANVMIRFMQKNPI encoded by the coding sequence ATGCACGCGCTCAGGACGCCGGACAGTTGTTTCGACACTCTATCCGGCTATTCATACAAGCCGCACTATCTGATGATTGATGATACTGAAGGCGGACAGCTAAGACTGCATTATGTGGACGAGGGCGCACCAGATGGGGACGTAATTCTTCTGATGCATGGCGAGCCGTCTTGGTCCTATCTTTACCGGACAATGATCCCCGTGTTTGTTGATGCGGGATATCGGGTGATCGCTCCTGACCTCATCGGCTTTGGGCGATCTGACAAGCCTGCCGACCGTAAAGATTATACCTATGCGCGTCATGTTGCATGGATGCTTGACGCTTTTGATCAGCTGTTGATCTCGGACGTTACTCTGTTCTGTCAAGACTGGGGCGGTTTAATAGGTTTACGTTTGGTGGCGGCACGGCCGGATAGATTTGCGCGCGTTGTTGCTGGAAATACGTTTTTGCCCACCGGCGATCAAAAACCATCTGAAGCCTTTTTCAAGTGGCAGGATTTTTCCCAAACAGTACCTGAATTTCCAGCTGGGGGAATTATCAAGGGTGCGACAGTTTCTGATCTTTCCGAGGATGTTGTCGCCGGGTATAACGCCCCTTATCCTGAGGAGCGGTATAAGGAAGGGGCGCGTCAATTCCCTTTGTTGGTCCCATCATCTCCGGACAATCCGGAATCTCAGGCAAATCGCGATGCCTGGGAGGTGTTGAAGGCATGGGATAAGCCCTTTTTGACAACCTTCAGTGATCAGGACCCTATCACACGCGGTGGGGATCGCATTTTACAGAAATTGATCCCCGGCGCCGCAGGACAGGACCATGTCACCATCCAAAATGGCGGGCATTTTCTGCAGGAAGATCAAGGGCCTGAAATTGCCAATGTCATGATCCGTTTTATGCAGAAAAACCCAATTTAA